A section of the Thermodesulfovibrionales bacterium genome encodes:
- a CDS encoding prenyltransferase/squalene oxidase repeat-containing protein: protein MRDKMAGSFGQPLRADSALLRDERAVRSMPAAGETGIMEGVAEAMRKTQSYFLHQQHEDGYWWYELESNVTITAEYLMLLHFLGLADEKRKEKIANYILKRQRTDGTWALYWGGKGELSTTVEAYFALKLAGFSADDSRLEKAREFILEKGGVENSRVFTRIFLALFGEMDWKAVPSIPVEINLLPDGLPLNIYSLSSWARSTIVPLSILLEL from the coding sequence TTGCGCGATAAGATGGCGGGGTCCTTCGGACAGCCTCTCCGGGCCGATTCTGCTCTTCTCCGGGACGAGCGGGCCGTGCGGTCGATGCCGGCCGCCGGAGAGACCGGGATCATGGAAGGAGTCGCCGAGGCGATGCGAAAGACACAGTCCTATTTTCTGCACCAGCAGCATGAGGACGGCTACTGGTGGTACGAACTCGAATCGAATGTGACGATAACCGCCGAATACCTGATGCTCCTCCATTTCCTCGGCCTTGCCGACGAAAAGAGGAAGGAGAAGATAGCGAACTATATCCTGAAACGCCAGAGAACGGACGGGACCTGGGCGTTATACTGGGGCGGCAAGGGGGAGCTCAGCACGACCGTTGAGGCCTATTTTGCGCTCAAGCTCGCCGGGTTTTCCGCCGACGACAGCCGCCTGGAGAAGGCGAGAGAATTTATTCTCGAAAAGGGCGGCGTGGAGAACTCGAGGGTCTTTACGAGGATATTCCTCGCCCTTTTCGGAGAGATGGACTGGAAGGCGGTTCCGTCGATTCCGGTCGAGATAAACCTCCTCCCCGACGGGCTTCCACTCAATATCTACAGTCTTTCGAGCTGGGCGCGGTCGACGATCGTGCCCCTTTCGATACTCCTTGAATTG